The Niabella beijingensis genomic interval GGTTTGATGCGGCCACAAAAAAATAAATCGTTTACAAATGAGAAAAACAGATTTCCACTATTCATACCTGTTATTGCCCTTGTTCCTTTTCTTAACGGCATGCAGTAAAAAACAGGAGCTGCTGAAGCCCTACGAAACATATACGGCAGTTGCAAAAACCGCGGTAACAAAGCGACTGATCGAAGGCACCGGTCTGATCGCAAATGTGTTCACAGATACGACCTACAAAATAGTGGATGGATTACAGGCCACTGAGGTCCGCTATTTATCTGCTGCAGGGCTTTCGATGAAATTGTTCATTTTTGAGGTCGACCTGTCTGATCCCGGTATCCTCATAGAAGCATCCACGCCGAATAATGCTCCTGCTTTTGGCCGGCAGCCCATGACGGTGCAGGCCACGTATGAAGACCAGGAAGGTCACAAGGTATGGGGCGGGATCAACGGAGATTTTTTTGATGGCGTGAGCGGAACACCCCGGGGGATTTTGTATAAGGAGGGCATTGCGATCCGTACACTGTTCCCGGATATCTATACCACGTTCTTTGGCATTTTAAAAAACCGGAAAGCAGTGGTGGGTGATAAACAGGTATACCAGGAAGTGGAGGGCGATCTGCAGGA includes:
- a CDS encoding phosphodiester glycosidase family protein; this translates as MRKTDFHYSYLLLPLFLFLTACSKKQELLKPYETYTAVAKTAVTKRLIEGTGLIANVFTDTTYKIVDGLQATEVRYLSAAGLSMKLFIFEVDLSDPGILIEASTPNNAPAFGRQPMTVQATYEDQEGHKVWGGINGDFFDGVSGTPRGILYKEGIAIRTLFPDIYTTFFGILKNRKAVVGDKQVYQEVEGDLQEAIGARAVLVKDGILVPQTDVTIEPRTSIGVSEDGNTVYFLVADGRNFYYSNGMNYETQGKFMKALGAYNAVNNDGGGSSTFFIRNTPAFTEGRFVLRNWPTDNGGQERAVANGLLIISKTQ